A genomic window from Silurus meridionalis isolate SWU-2019-XX chromosome 21, ASM1480568v1, whole genome shotgun sequence includes:
- the ptpn3 gene encoding tyrosine-protein phosphatase non-receptor type 3, producing MTSPWCALGNKITSLGLIDLSKRTHMSNSAISCLVLFPDSTVQTFTVSKHDAGILLFDLAFEHLGIIEKQYFGLQIGEDTTTSPKWLDPGKPFKKQLKGSAPFTLIFRVRFFISDPNSLQHEQTRHFYFLQIKKDIREGRLKCPLSSAVVLASYAVQSEFGAYVPETPPGYLGNICFLPDQDKDFLFKVESLHPQHKGLSQSEAELCYLNTARTLDLYGVELHSARDASNPSLWVGIASGGVALFCNLICSNFFPWINIIKISFKRKRFFIHLRRKHGEVGQQVVSLSLPSSRSCKNFWRSCVDHHTFYNRKNTYAVSKHRSLPLYRKLVGEVMWNPLIKSHSTEHLETKSLPSRSPPSTPNWRSPRLRHDFRKPRPSSVDNLTNDMSYVTESEDVFYTYRKPQEDEKLCHVQSQHEDHTLDEEDWQCLWDKDMEADGELLLIRISPDNDGKFGFNVKGGVDQKMPLSISHVNTNSPAGRCVPALLEGDQVLLINGRDISEHTHQQVVMFIKASRESHSKELALLVRRKGVSLRAETTLQFPGSFGIQGEIPPSPSHPSGETLQESMARLERGLTSGTLLMQFEKLHRKKADLLLSCANLSENMEKNRYKDVLPYDITRVVLQAEEDNYINASHVKTVPAGTTLQYIAAQGPLPNTCTHFWRSVWEQGVSVIIMLTTLTERGRTKCHQYWPHPPEVKDYNYLQVRCHSEECNLAYVTRELTLTHTQLGEQRSITHLQYVAWPDHGVPEESSDFLDFVKAMRSKRRDTEPLMVHCSAGIGRTGVLITMETALILMEGAQPVYPLEIVASLREQRAMMVQTSCQFSFVCHAILHVYRERFKHSQTTSS from the exons ATGACTTCGCCATGGTGTGCACTGGGAAACAAAATCACCTCTCTGGGTCTGATTGACCTCTCCAAGCGAACACACATGTCAAACTCTGCCATATCTTGTTTAGTGCTTTTCCCTGACAGCACGGTACAAACTTTCACAGTCAGC AAACATGATGCTGGGATTTTGTTGTTTGACCTTGCTTTTGAACACCTGGGCATAATAGAGAAGCAGTATTTCGGTCTGCAGATCGGTGAAGACACCACTACTTCACcg AAGTGGCTTGACCCTGGAAAACCTTTCAAAAAGCAGCTTAAAG GCTCTGCCCCATTCACTTTAATATTCCGAGTGCGTTTTTTCATCTCTGACCCTAACTCTCTCCAGCATGAACAGACcag gcacttttattttttgcaaattaaGAAGGACATTCGGGAGGGCAG GTTAAAATGCCCACTGAGCTCTGCTGTGGTACTGGCGTCCTATGCCGTTCAGT CTGAATTTGGAGCCTATGTTCCAGAGACTCCTCCTGGATATCTTGGCAATATATGCTTCCTTCCTGATCAGGACAAGGACTTCCTTTTCAAAGTGGAGTCATTGCATCCTCAGCACAA AGGCCTCTCTCAGAGTGAGGCAGAGTTGTGTTATCTGAACACTGCTAGAACCTTAGATCTCTATGGAGTAGAGCTTCATAGTGCACGG GATGCTAGTAACCCATCTCTTTGGGTCGGGATTGCCTCAGGAGGCGTTGCCTTGTTTTGCAATTTGATTTGTTCTAATTTCTTCCCCTG gaTCAATATAATCAAGATTTCATTCAAAAGAAAGAGATTCTTCATCCACCTTCGTCGAAAACAT GGGGAGGTTGGACAGCAGGTGGTGTCTCTGTCTTTGCCCAGCTCTCGTTCCTGCAAAAACTTTTGGCGGTCCTGTGTGGACCATCACACATTCTACAACAGAAAAAACACTTATGCAGTCTCCAAACATAG GTCCTTACCTCTGTATCGGAAACTAGTGGGCGAGGTGATGTGGAATCCCTTAATAAAGTCTCATTCCACTGAACATCTGGAAACCAAAAGTCTTCCCTCGAGATCTCCACCCAGTACACCTAACTG GCGTAGCCCTCGATTGCGTCATGATTTTCGTAAGCCACGTCCATCGTCTGTAGACAATCTTACCAACGACATGAGCTATGTAACTGAGAGTGAAGATGTGTTCTATACCTACAG GAAACCTCAGGAAGATGAGAAGCTCTGCCATGTCCAGTCCCAACATGAGGACCACACTTTGGATGAGGAAGATTGGCAATGCTTATGGGATAAG GATATGGAAGCTGATGGGGAGCTTCTTCTAATTAGAATCAGCCCTGACAATGACGGCAAGTTTGGATTCAACGTCAAA GGCGGTGTGGATCAGAAAATGCCTTTGTCGATCTCTCATGTAAACACAAATTCGCCG GCTGGTCGCTGTGTGCCTGCACTCCTGGAGGGAGATCAAGTGCTCTTGATAAATGGACGTGACatttcagaacacacacatcaacaagTGGTCATGTTCATCAAAGCCAGCAGAGAGTCCCACAGCAAAGAGCTTGCTCTGCTTGTGCGCAGAAAAG gCGTCTCTTTGCGAGCTGAAACCACGCTACAATTTCCAGGCAGTTTTGGCATTCAAGGAGAAATACCCCCTTCTCCTAGTCACCCATCTGGGGAGACACTGCAAGAGTCGATGGCCCGTCTAGAGAGAGGACTGACTTCTGGCACTTTGCTTATGCAATTTGAG AAGTTACACAGGAAGAAAGCTGATCTGTTACTGTCTTGTGCAAATCTGTCTGAGAACATGGAAAAGAATCGGTACAAAGATGTGTTACCGT ATGACATCACCAGGGTGGTGTTACAGGCGGAGGAGGATAATTACATCAATGCGAGCCATGTGAAG ACTGTGCCAGCAGGTACCACGCTACAGTATATAGCAGCACAGGGGCCATTGCCCAATACATGTACCCACTTCTGGAGGAGCGTATGGGAGCAGGGAGTCAGTGTGATCATCATGCTGACCACACTGACTGAGAGAGGACGG ACCAAATGCCACCAATACTGGCCTCATCCTCCTGAAGTGAAGGACTATAACTACCTTCAAGTGCGCTGTCATTCTGAAGAGTGTAACCTGGCCTATGTCACCAGAGAACtaacgctcacacacacacag cTGGGTGAACAGCGCTCCATCACGCACCTACAGTATGTGGCCTGGCCAGACCATGGGGTCCCAGAAGAGTCTTCAGACTTCTTGGATTTTGTCAAAGCAATGAGAAGCAAACGAAGGGACACTGAACCATTAATGGTCCACTGCAG TGCTGGGATTGGACGGACAGGTGTGCTCATCACCATGGAGACGGCCCTGATTCTGATGGAGGGGGCACAACCTGTGTATCCTCTTGAGATTGTTGCTTCTCTGAGGGAGCAGAGAGCCATGATGGTCCAAACCTCG TGCCAGTTCAGCTTCGTATGCCACGCCATCCTGCATGTGTACCGAGAGAGATTCAAACACAGCCAAACAACTAGCAGCTGA